The following DNA comes from Quercus robur chromosome 1, dhQueRobu3.1, whole genome shotgun sequence.
TTTCAAATTGACGGCATGGGTTTGCTGATCAGTGGCttgggtggtgggtgtggtAGCCGTTGTTGGCTCCAACTGTTTTGatggtttttgtgtgtgtggctctgttGAAGGTTtaatggtttgtgtttgtgtgtgtgtggtgatgggtttggataggttgatcggtggcttgggtggtgggtgtggtggccGTTGTTGGCTCCAACTATTTTGatggtttttgtgtgtgtaactCTGTTGaaggtttgatggtttgtgtttgtgtgtgtgtggtgatgggtttggataggttgatcggtggcttgggtggtgggtgtggtggcTGTTGTTGGCTCCAACTGTTTTAatggtttttgtgtgtgtgactCTGTTGAAGGTTTGatgatttgtgtttgtgtgtgtgtgtgtgtgtggctctgtGTTTGTGGTGATGAGTTTGGATAGGTTGATCGGTGTATAAtgggtctgtgtgtgtgtggctttgtgTGTTGAACtggtgctagaggttgagggagaaagagaggaaaaaaaatgactgTTAGAAAGCTTAGGAAaaccaagtttgaaaaaaagtgacgtttggaaagaaataataaaaaaagattaaaaaataatattttaattaaaatagagTTTTAGAACACTGGAGtattataaaatgatatgatataactaataaaatgactttttgagatgataaaatataatagaataacatttCCTGATACGGATgcttttaccaaaataaaaacaaaatccaaaagatTCATAGAATTTCACCGCCAGTTCAAAAGGTTAAAAATTTCAGCCTAATAATAAATCCCGCGAATAGATTACACAAACAAATCCTATTGGTCAAACCTATGTGCCACGGATTACAATCCGCGTCACTCCCCTCCAAACAAATCCTTACCGTACATTACTCCCCCAAATGAACGCTCCAAATTCACTCTGTCTCAAACTTTCAAAGctccaaaatttttcacaatcaCCCGCCTCTCTATACCCCCAAAAACAACACTACAAATACTCCAAACCCTTTCTCTTCACATCACAACAAACAAACTCACTTTCTCTTCACTTTTCCCTCATTTTCCCACCAACCGAACAGGTCTTACCCTCCTCCAAATGGCCCGTACCAAGCAGACAGCTCGTAAGTCCACCGGAGGCAAGGCGCCAAGGAAGCAACTCGCAACAAAGGCCGCTCGTAAATCAGCTCCGGCTACCGGAGGTGTGAAAAAGCCACACAGGTTTAGGCCAGGAACCGTGGCACTGAGAGAGATCAGGAAGTACCAGAAGAGCACGGAGCTTCTGATCCGAAAGCTCCCTTTCCAGAGGCTGGTGAGAGAGATCGCTCAGGACTTCAAGACCGACCTCCGATTCCAAAGCAGCGCCGTCTCAGCTCTACAAGAAGCCGCCGAGGCTTACTTGGTCGGGCTCTTCGAGGACACCAACCTGTGCGCCATTCACGCCAAGAGAGTCACCATCATGCCTAAGGATATCCAGCTCGCTCGGAGGATCAGAGGCGAGAGGGCTTAAGATTAGATAGATGGgttagattttgaaaaaaactaCTACttgtcgttttttttttttgattaggTGTTTGTGTAGTTTGTGATGATGTGAAtctgttttgggaaaaaaaatgtaatggttttttaatgtttgaatttagtaaaaaaaaaaaaaaaaaactgaagttTCGtgttttatattgtgttttgtgtgTTTGACGAAATGTTTAAAAGATTGTTTTTACCATGAATGTTTAGAGGCCATTTAGGTTGGGTTGATGTGagatttttttagttaaacATAGGATTTTTGAAATGGGACACGGCTTTGATACAATGCTCTATTGATTATTTGTTGCATAGAGAAAAAATAGAAGGAAATttgtaaatacataaaaatttgcAAAGATCAATGAGATTAATAGTGAAAAATCTGTGTCAACCTCAACTATATAATTCGATGAGTCTTCTAATTGCTTAAATTTTGTCTGGCAAGTAAGATTTTCTATGGTAGTCCAAATCTAATACGGTGCAAACATTTTGTAGAATTTAATCTACTACCAAGTTTTTCTTATTAACACAACCATTGCACTCACCAGGAGTCGCATAAAAGGGTGTTAGAAAATTGATACTTTTCAATGTTTTCATGCTAATCTAGGCAGCAAGTTACGGAAAAATGTATTGGTAGGGTAGCTGTTTGTAAAAACAGTACTTGCAAATTTACAATCATTGCAATTGACGGTTGGTCAATCAAGACAACTTCGAAAAAATTTGCTAGCTTAATTACACATCCTGACAGACATGAATCTATGAAAAATGTGCCTGAAGGAGCAAAGTCTTACAGACAcgagtttatattttatagcaAGCTTGAATTTTTGTCTTCTAATAtagttgaagaaaaattcagatcagtttatattttttaggatatatgctttaaaaatgatttgaaatAACCCCCTAGCATCCTCTCCATCTTGACTAACGAGATAGAGATCTACTTGAGGGGAACTGGCAAAATAATAAGAGAAAgtttaatttctcaaaaaaagaaaaaaaagaaaaaaagagaaagtttAATGAGTATAGACAAAaagaatttaaccaaaatttttatgcaCAACTGATTTGATAGATTGTTAATGGTTTGTAAAAGAACAATGTAAGTGGTTggtccaaataaaaaattaagaattagtAAAAACTTGTCAACTCAATTATTATGAATGTAAAAGTTTgtatgggtctgtttggaatcTGTTAGAATCTGTATGGGATTTGTtcattttgctgaaattgaaaactttttgttgaaaccattgtaaataaaagtaaaaattagttaaaatagtacaataagaatcatgaatagtaccaaaaagtgcagtaagactcataaatagtagcaaaaataagctgaatagtaaaataagttggcaactTTCATCAATCCAAacacatttattttgttgaaattgaaaactttttgttgaaattactgtagataaatataaaagtgaGTTGAAATAGTAAAGTGAGTTCCATAAATAAAAGTGAGTTGAAATAGTAAAGTGAGTTccataaatagtattaaaaactacagtgagactcataaatagtataaaaaataaattaaatattaaaataaaccaGCAAAAAAAAGCTATCCAAATAGATTATGCGGTTTGTGCcgtgggttttattttattttggtggttgggggttgaggttgtggttggtggtggtggtggttgtggttgtggtggtggctgtggctGTCTACGGTGGTGGTAGCAGGTGTTAGCAGTGACAATGGGTTTGTTAGCAGTGAAAGAGATGtgaatgagaataaaaaataataaaaaattaatattttaatgaagtggtcaaaaatataaaatctttgatgttgggtgtattgtaaagtggagttaaaattgataaaataggtttttgagatggtaaatgttaaattttttgaaatctttGATAAGGATGCTTTTAGTCACTAGTGTGATTGCTAATGAGCCTGACATTTATGCTTGGCAACCACCAGCCCACCACAGAGACAATTGCCCCCCAGACCATTTGCCACCACCAGCCCACCACAAAGATGATTGCCCCCCAAATCATTAGCGACCACCACTCAACCAATTTCACTACCCACCTAACCATCATAAATCACCTCCTCCTTGTGTTTATAAATCGCCACCACCATGATCTCCTCCAATTTATGTTTACAAATCACCATCTCCACCTCCTTACATTTCCAAATCCCCACCGCCACCATCTCTATCATCTTCACCTCCTTATGTTTATaagtcaccaccaccaccttctCTATCACCTCCTTCACCTTATTTCCACCCATCGCCTCCACCTCCACCATTGTCCCCTCCCCCTCCTTACATTTACAAATCaacacctccacctccaccctCACCATTCCCTTCACCTCCTTACATTTCCAAATCCCCACCGCCACCATCTCTATCATCTCCACCTCCATATGTTTACaagtcaccaccaccaccaccaccaccaccaccaccacatttTCCATCATCTCCACCTCTATCACCATCCCCTCTACCCCCTTACATTTCCCAATCCCTACCACCACCATTTGCTTCATCTCCACCTCCCTATGTTTACAAGTCACTGCCACCACCTTTTCCATCCTCACCACCTTATTTCCAAAAGTCACCTCCACCTCCATCACCATTAATTCCCTCCAGCTCCTTGCATTTATAGATCACCACCACCTCCTCCACTTGACAACAAATCCCCTctgccaccaccacctcctTATTACTACAAATCACCTCCATCTCCACTATAAGTCCTCAAGTCCTCTGTATTACTATAACTTTCTTTGTCTTCTACTCCACCTCCACTACTTCAATCCTCTTCCTAGCTACAAAAAGTGATCTTCACCTCCAAGTGGTTATTAAGCTTAAGGTCATCTTTTATATCAATTTGAACTATTGTAAGAATAACTACTTCCGTTGGGATGTCAAATGTGGAAAAGTTTGTTAGCATTGCATTTTCAAATATATGTCGACCTTATGAACGATGAGAGTCTAGGACTATGAAACAATCATTGTATCAACTGTTGTATTGCATTTCAAGTTCTAAAAAGGCTTTATTACTCACTGTGTTAAATGCATGAGTAAGTGCTCATATGGTTTTTACAAATTAACGACGTTCTTTGGAGAAAGTATACCATGTTTTGGTAATACCAACTTAGCATCTATTTTGGTATTTCCTACTCAATAAATAAGTGACACCTATTTCAAAAAACCATATTAGACTACtccaataaattaatcacaatcttctatactatcgggaagataaattaattatttattggaGTAGTCTGATGTGGTTTTTTGAAATAGGTTTCACTCATTTATTGGGTAGGAAATACCAAAACAGATGCTGAGTTGGTATTACCGAAACATGGTATACTTTCTCCGTTCTTTGTTTCATTTGAAGTgtgttatatatttaattagttTTGTGCAAAGATATAATTCTTAATAATGTTTCGATAACTGAGCTATATTATGattctaatgttttttttttttgggtaat
Coding sequences within:
- the LOC126718162 gene encoding histone H3.2, with protein sequence MARTKQTARKSTGGKAPRKQLATKAARKSAPATGGVKKPHRFRPGTVALREIRKYQKSTELLIRKLPFQRLVREIAQDFKTDLRFQSSAVSALQEAAEAYLVGLFEDTNLCAIHAKRVTIMPKDIQLARRIRGERA